Below is a window of Musa acuminata AAA Group cultivar baxijiao chromosome BXJ3-11, Cavendish_Baxijiao_AAA, whole genome shotgun sequence DNA.
TCAAGATATAGTAAACCCAGTAAAGCAGGATACACATCACTAGTTAGAGCAGTTGCAGCCTCTGGAATGACTGAGGCAGCTACCAAACTGCGCAAGGTGTTTATCGAGCACAAGATCCTTAAAGAGGACTCTTAGATTGTTCAGTTTAGAAACTGCGGATATGCTGATATGAATGCAGACCCTTTGAACATGTGTTTGGCATCAGTGTTTTGGATGGTTATTTATCTTCTTTTCTAAGAGGTAAGAGATTTTCTTGTCTTGTGTTTTGTAGTCGTGCCGGTTTGTAGTTCAATATTTCTTTCTTCTCAGTAGTGTTAGCTCTTCAGGTTTTCCACCAGTCATCTCACCTATGTGGTACCTAGTAAATGATTCTATTTTCCTTTCATGTCTTAGATAAATGTCTTTTCATGTGCTGAAGACATAATCTGCCTCCTCAACCTTTGCATGCTCTTTTGCAGAATGATCTCCACTTGTCTGACTAGATGCCTTGGCTTGCAACATAGCAAACTTATCAGCAGTAACATCTTTGCTAATAATAGTTGTCTAGAGGATCTCAGTTCAACACACAATAATCTGTACTTCTTAACCCAGAtgcatatctcaaaaatataCATTTAAACACCTAAGTTCTAGCTTCACAGAATGATCTTTTGCATATCTCAAAACTTCACATGCTCTTCGGGAGAATGATCTCCACTTATTTGGCTAGACGCCTTGGCATGCAAAATAGCAGACTTATTTAACATTAACATGTTATGATATTAGTCTAGAAGATCTCTGTTCAACACACAATAATCTGTTCCTCTTATGCCATGTGCATTACTCAAAAATATACATTTAAAAACATGAGCATAAGGCAACCAAATGTTTTCAAGTGGGAGTCTCAGTAGGGTTCCAGAACATACCTCCTCTGGAGTGTTATAATCAGTGGCACTAGATGGTGATCTACTGACCAAATAGCATGCTGTAATCACAGATTTTATGGAATCTCCAGTATTAAAGAGCATACTGACCAAATAGCATGCTGTAATCACAAATTTAAAAACAGTAGCATGCTGTATTGTTTCAACATGAGTATTTAGGTATTATCAACTATAAATAaatgttttaatattttaaatttgattaatgatattattttatataatattcatATTGTTGATCTAAAATAGTTGGAACATTATCAAGCGATCCCAAATATCAATTAATTTTTGGTAAAAGTTCATACTAGTAAGAGAACAATAGAAGAAGCcacatatatatatcttaaattttACTATCAATAATCAAGGTTCTACGAGTTTAGTTTGTTGACGCTTTTAAAAGTTTGTTCGATAAGATCTTGAATTCTCAATCCTTAATAAAAGGAGCCAGGTGTATCAAAATCCGGTTATATTTAGAtataagaataatatttttaataaaataaataaataatcaaaatgatattTCATCATAAGATCTTCCTACCATCCTAGAATAAATAATGAATAGTGTCTTCTGAAGCCAAGAACAGAGTGCAGACAATGGCATCATGCAAAGAATCATAGATTAGTTGGCTTTGTTCACGACATACAATTCCCTTGTGGTGTTTCCTATCTCATAACACTCAACATTAACATTGTTTCTCGGCCTCAACCAAACCAGCAGCGATGCAGCAGCTTCTTTGGTCACTGCACCCTGTAGTCCTCCTCTGCCGCCTCTGATGACGGCTTGGTGTTGCTCTCCTCACCTGCGGGCGGCGCCGACGTTGGGGCCTTCGACTTGGAGCTCTTCACCGAGCCCCCGGTGCTCGAAGAGCCCTTGTTTTTCTTCCGGTGTGACTGCTTGGGGATGGCTGGCATGTCTTGCCCCGGTGAGTCCGACGGCCCGGCCGCTTCCTTCTTGCGTGGCTTCCGGCTGCGCCGCGGCGCTTCGGCGGAGTCGCCCGACATGCTTCCATCCGATTGGTGCCGTCTTGAATGCTTGGGTTTGGTGGACGCAGGGAGCAAGTCGGGGGAGTCGGGAGATGGCTCGACTGCAGAAGAGCTGGGCTTTGAGCGCCCCGCCGCTTGTCGAACTGATGAGTCTTCCATCCCTCCGCTTGCAAACTCTGCAGCAGCGATTGCAAGGTATCATCACATCACCCAAACCACAAAAGTGAGATGTGTAGCCTGCACTGATGCATGTTTTGGTGAACTACTGCTGAACTCTGCATCAGCTACACAAATTCCCAGCAGTAGTTGAAGCAGAAATAGTTGGGTTGCAATTAACTTTGTGATGCCAAATTCCTTTTTTGTATCAATAGAATCTGCATAAAATGTAATTCAGCTTCTGTTATTTATAGTAATGCAGAACGGGATAGTCTGATTCCTAGATTttgtcttctttgatgttctgctACTGAACTGGTGATCAGCTACCTGCATCATGTAGTTCGAGTGGTGAAGAAGCAGATGATGGCCAGATGTACTTGATCATGGAGcatattttgatgatagcaaacactAAATTGTGCATAAAACTGGTGATCAACTGATCTGCATCGTTTTCATTCATGAAACACTACTTCAATCTTCATGTGGTTAAAGTGGGTAAGGTGTGGTTTTAATGGCTTGCTTCAGACTAATCTCAAGAGTGACATTACTAGAAGGAAGATTGAAGCTCTGATGTGTATGATGATGACCAGATGAAACTGATCATAGAGCTTATCGACTCCAATCTTCACGTAGTCGAAGTGGTGAAGAAGCAGGTTAATTGACTTACCATCAGGCAAATCTCAAGAATGATACACGAGAAGATGAAGATGGTTATAGAAATAATTTTGATGCTTTCATGTAGCAAAATCTAGATTGGGTGTTGCATTCTTGAAGAAATCAGTTGGGAGCAATTCTAACCTTGAGAGCCCCATGACTCTGTGGGGGAGCTTTCCCTGCCATCTTCTCCACAGGAAGAGCCTAGTGGTGCTGAATGGTACTCCTTCATCTATATGCACAGTTGAAATGAGAGATCAAAGCTGTGAACAGAAACCAATGAACAGCATCCAAAACATGAATTCCTTTCTGGCCTCAGTTAGGACTACTAAATTTACCCAGCTTGGGGAACTAACACTGGGTCCATCCCATCCTATGTGTGCCACATGTTTAACATCAGTTGGAAACCCAATCTGCATGTCAGCTTCCTCCTTGTCTGTGGTGAAAGAATTGCTTCTCAGTTGAAGACTCGTGCACCATCAGAAACCAATCACAAGGAGATCCAAGAGTGTTTTGGCATACCAAATATTTGGGAAAAATATTTCAGGGGCTTTAAGATACCCTTCTTCATCTTTGTGCCCATGTCTGCCTCTGCCTCTGGTACTATGTGAGCTCTTCTAACCTTAAAAACAATGAGCAAGAACTGTATTGGATACATATAGAGATCACTGATTCATGCAACAACAAAAATCACCGATGGTGTAAGGATATATCGTCATATTTGAGTTTGAGCTTTCAGAAAGTAAATGCTTCTCACTAAGCATGCGCAGAAACCTGAATTGCAGGAACAGGAGAACAAACTCCAAAAGCTTATGATAGGAAGGACTGAAGACAGAAGATTAAGCAGACCGTCCCGAGAGCCACAAGATATAATTATTATCTGATGAAGCAAAAGGAATCTCCAAAAATCTGGATTGCATGAACAGGAGAAGAACTCAAAATGCTTATGGCAGGAAGGATCGAACAcacaagattaagaggaagactgTTCTAGGAGCCAACCACGAAGAACAGGAGAAGAAAGTACCAAGCTCAGCTCGGAATTACTATTCCCACTTCACACCGGCGTTGCTTGAATCGAACCCAGGCGGATGCAGTGGCGATCTGAGAGATGTAGCGAACACAAAACGATTCGAAGAACAGCCAAAAGAAAGATCAATTGTTCTGAACAGAAGCAAGCCTACCTCCAAGATCACAGGACCAGTCAAGAACAGGAAGAAGAGGCGTCCAAATGAAACGCTCAGAGCGAGACAGGAGAAGCAGAAGAAAGAGGCGACGACGGAACGGAATGCGTTGTCATGGCCAAAAGGGGAGCCATCTCCGATTCCTCCTCAAGGTGACAGcgcggtggggggggggggggtcgttGCCTGACACCTCGCACTCGGAACGCGGCCGATCGAGGTGGCCGATGGATGCGAGTCAACGAGTggaagaagatgaggaggaggaggaggaggaggaggaggaggcccttCTAATTACGTTCCTAACATTTTCTTCTTcggactgctgctgctgctgctttgttTTTATTATTGCTGATGTGCGGGGAGAGGCAGAGATGGGTGGTGGTGGCGAGTGTTTCCCATCTTGGGAGTTGGGTCTCCCGCGAAGGGCGGCAAGAAGAAATGGCCGTTGAAATGGTCGTTGACATAATTGACCATGTTAaccttcaaaaaaaaagaaaatacagaaaataaaattaaatatatatattgtatatatttaAATCCTTAACAAATAAACactattaagattatttttttaaaataaaatttaaaatgctTATGTgccctttaattttttttcactgTACACTTAAATCGAAAGGGATAaatataacattatcaatttacaaaaaaatatttattttggaaATTGCTAATGTCATTTAGTATGTTATTGATATTATGATATTatgctaaatttaaatttagatcGACAGTGTCTTTAtctatatctatttattttttttgttgatgatggaAAGGATTTCAATAGACTCATGTAATGAGGTCACATCATCATGTAAGTATCAACCTATACACGTGATTGCACTGATATGTGTGACCCACATGACATCCCTATGACTCTCATGCGAGATGCATATGGTGTTCACATGGCATCCACGTTTTACGCAAGTATTGGTGGATGATATATTTTGTTACATTTTTTACAATAATTGCATTATCAAATGATATCTATGTCATCTTGAAAATTTAGatagatacatacatatgtatgataGCAATTATTATTTGAGTTAGGCCTATAAGAAATAATAACCTAATAAATATTTAGTGCACATTTAATATAGAAGAAAACACTAACATATTTGGATAATGTATAATTATGTATTATGAGAAAGTTCCAGGACCCAATGATTATTCTATGATCAGCTTCGAAAACATCAATGGTTGATTGATTTTGTTCGGACATCCTTTTTAACATTAAAGATCATAAAAGGATTAGTTATAATTTGTTAATTGGATCCTCGATTCCATATACATATACATCGTGTATATTGGTATTTACCATGATCGTAATTAAGTTATCCGATATTCAAATAgtaatttttcataaaaatatttgtACCGAAAAATTTTTAGAACAATGATCACGGATACAATGTTATCATCACTTGTTAAAAATGACGAGAACTATGATTTCAAGCAACGcaaaagaattattattattatttatcattaggcAAAAAAATTAGATTTTACTATGTATAAAACTCATAAATGACATAATTTTGATTCAGGAATTCAGGAATGACATAATTTGAGGGATGAATAGATATTGCTAGACGAAGTCATATTAATACAgctcaaaattattttgattcaatGAAGTGTTGTCACAAACTAAGCACGAATGAGATCTAGAAGAGAAAACTGTGGAGTTGAAGCCTTTCCAAACCCTAACTAGCTAACTTGTGTCTAGATCATTAGTTTGAtatagctctttcttcttttcttttttgattgTTATTTCACTTCCTAGGGTTTTGGATTTACATTTCTTAAATCTTTAGTAATCCTTATACCAGATGTCTTTGATCTTTAACACCAAAATTTCATTGGTTCTTTCTTAGATCTTACATTCGGCAAAAATCTTGAGCACTGCAACTTGCCCACTTTATTAGTTAATTTCGTAAACATGTTAATTTTTGCAAATTTAAAGAACTTAGAAAAGCTAGTCATACTTAGAATGCAATGTAAGCTTGCATCATAGACAATTGAAGAACATGAGAGCTAGTTTTAATTGACCCATTCTGATCTCTTAATTTTCAGACTAAACATAGGCAAGATACATTCAAACAGTTCCAATAACAAGAACAACTTAAACATCAGATCAGAATAGTACTTGTCAAGCATATGCAAATTTGACATCAAAGGGCTATTTGCGACATTGTTCTTGACATCTAAAGTCGATGATGGAACACGATATTAGAAGGATAACTAACTTTTATTTCTCGTCCAATGCAGTTAGTTTCCTTCATCATgacgatattcaaatgaaattggcACTCAAGTCGACATCATGAGAAGCGAGCAACCTTGGTCCTTGCATCAAGATGCCTTCATATCATCAAGACCAACACTGGCCTGCAGAGGGAGCAAAGCAATGAGTTTCACACTTGACGGAAATGTACTCGAACTTGAAAATTGAGCATGTGATTCTtacgaggaacttgtggttctctGTTAGGAGCGGGGCAAAGGTTGTACAAAATTTTTCCATATCAGCACTGACATCACCTGATCCACCAATAACGTCCATAAATTTCTTCCTATCAGGAGCAAGTTTCATAGCAACCTACAACCAAATTTACCTGTCAGTTGGATAGCATAAACCTTTTAAGTTATCGAGAGTCACATGAAGCTTGAGAGTCCAAAAAGAGTTACATCTATGAGCTATTTAAGCATGATCTGTTTCCAAAGAGACAGGAAATGGACTTGAAGATCAGAAACAAAAACGGATAATACTATGGTATCGAAAGTATGAGTTCACTGTCAGTTGTACAAGGGACCATGAAGCAGGTTCCAATTGTAACAATCAAGACTATATGACAAGAAATTGAGTGAGGGCTTCATGGTGACATGGATTTTCTTTCTTGGAGATGTATAAGTTACAAAGAAGGATGGGCGGGAAACAATAAGGATGACATATTTATCCGATAGTTGAACTGATTGAACTTACAAGTGCTTAGTGATAAATGCCAAGTGTCTATCGGGTTTCCTATATTTTCAATATAGGAGTTGCTTCAAACATAAAGATGTTAAGAAGAAACCCCAAAAACAAACAACATATGTTACCGTGAAACTAGAACTGGCAAGCCAGCCATGCCATTTTTTTAAGGTTGTGCTGTAGGAATCAGTACAAACTTGTGACATACTCCAGCCTGGATGCTCTAGCATGTTACTGAATATTTCCACCAGAAAGTCCATTGCCCTGAAATATAAGTACATACATGAACCATATGTTTGCTTACTGATATTTACCATGTAAATGATTCAATTACGCTACGATCAAGAGTCTTTGTTGAAAAGATGACATTGATGACTACTTGTTCATTATGACCTGCAACATCCATACCCTACATACATTTCCAGATGCCTTTTGAAAAAGTAATCTACACATCAGATGATACATAAATTGAAGAGCATTTCTTTTTCATTAACAAGTACCCATATACAGCAGGAACAGTGACTTGAAGATGCTCTCCTTGTGTTGGTTATGTTTATGCACATGACACCATGAAAAATAGAGACATTATCTGCTTCTTAAATTCATCAAAATGCATGTAACCACCTCAATAATTGATGGATGTATTCATCTAAAAATTTGCCACAATAGTAAAAAACAACATACCCAAGCACTACTAGagttaataaaaatatctttagCTCTAGGAGATGAACTATTTGCTGTGTTTAACTATTAAAGGATCAAGACATCAACATTCATGAATTTATACTTAAGCCATATGAGACGAAGTTCTGATATATGTTTCTCGAGGAAGATCTCTTTGATGACCTATCTCAACAAATTATGTGATTGGTGCGAGAAATATCTCATTTCAAGTTTCAGGTAATTCAAGATGATATAACTAGTAAACGTGTTCATCGTTGTCAACTTTATTGTTTAAAGGGATCACATACTTGCTCTTTGGTTCTATTAGTTAAAGTTTACAATAACTTCTTGCTTCGATCCAACTGTTTCTGTCCAATTCTTGGCGACTTATGTTTTCACATGGATCTACATGTCACATCCTTTGTCACCACGATGAATGAAAATTTTGCATATCGTCTCTATCCACAATTTATATTGACATACTTGGACATGTCTCTATACACACATTTATATTCTACATGCATTACATAAACATATGATGTGAAAGTTCTCACATGTTACAATACCATTCAGAAATTTTAAAAGCTTACTGAAAACGAAACAAACAACACACCTTGTTAACCATAGAAGCCCGTTGGTACAGCTTGAAGAACCTTTAGTCGTTTTAGCTTCAATTTCAATTTGCACCATGCTGTATAGATGTTCAAACTTTGATGGATCAGAATTATACTTGGTTTCAAGCCTCTGCAAAATAAATCAGCGAAATATATGCAAGTGATATAAATGAAAAACAAGGCAGCTGAAATATTATGCCGAATGAATGAGTGAATTAGCTTAGTTGCATGATAAAAATTGCAGCAGACCAACCGATTGTTGCCAAACAATACCAGAGTAAAATTACCCACTCaagtaagaaatttaaaaaaatatcctAAAAAGCCTAACTTCTTAGTAAAGGTAACGAAAATACAGATTTCTCACCGTTATGTTACCCCCTATATCAGATTTGACAAGTGACATGGCTGTTCCAAACTTGTCTGGCAAAACCAAAGTGAAAATTAGAAGAAATGCCATGGAGACAGATATTGTAAGATGAAATATTCAGCTCTAAAAAATGGAAGAAGAATCTGATGAACAAGATATATTACACTTCACATTTTTAGTAAGCAGCAAAATTCATAATAATAAGTTCCAAAACTGAATCAAGCATCAGCTCAAAGCTGGCAGAAGTTATAGAGTTACAGAATAAATAAGATATACATGCTTATAAAGTATACTAGATAAAACTAAAGACACTGACACATTGATGGTAGCCAAAGGAACAAGGATCACTACTGAAAAGAAGATGCTCTAATCTATCATCACCGAAAACTGGTTCATGGTTGTGATAAGCATACATTTATTGAGCTATGGAAGTGAACATATCATTTTCTTGAGAAATGCTTTTTAGGTCAATATAAAAACTTAAAATCAAGGGCTTCGTGCAATGAAACATACACAGATTGGTAAACATTAATAAAAAAGTGACAGAGTGTATAGAGCTATTGTGCACAACCAGAGAGAAAGcaacataataatataatttgttaTGTTTGATATCTTCCAATAAGCCATCAAATATCTGATCGTTAAATTTCTTGTAAATATCTTGTAATAAAGCATCTTTGCAGATACTCACTGAGATACTAACTTAGCAAAATATAAACAGCATATAAGCTATTAAAAAGTAAATCATGCCTAGGTTGGCCTAACATGTctataaaaagataataaaaatctCTATTGAGATCCAGACATGGCAAAAAGCAAAGAGCTCCACTGGAACTTTCTTCTCCTCGGATGAAATAATAAGCAGAGTAAGCCAAGTACCTAAAACTGGCAGGATGTGCTTGCACACTTCAAGGAAAGGTTTTGTTAGAATTACTCCATTCTCAGACTTGACATGCTTGATTCCTTCCAATGAGGCAGTGAACACGGTCCCTTCCATCTCTACTCTCTGATCCTTCAACCTATCAAAGTCACAGTAAAACAAAGCTTTCTAATTTTTCCCCAGAAGGTACATACAAAAAGTAAAAACTAAATAGACCTTAATGGAAAAGCAGTCACAAAGGCAAGCGATCTGATCCAAGTATCACGGACTTCCCACTAAAGTTTATCCAACGAATGACCCATATAATGGAAAACGTTTAACAGGCAAATCGTAGACGATCCAACTCGAAAACGTAAACGAAAAAAGGAAATATTAGTACCGAACAGTTCTTGACCTCAGATCTTCTTATCAATAAACACATTTTAACCTAGTGTACGCATAAAAGGGGATAAGAAAGCATTCTCAGAACAGAGATCCATCTAAAAGTTCCATCTTTTTGGGTTTTTTGGGTTCAGATCTAATAACAAAAAAACCAAAGATCCGATCTTTCTGTCAGAACTCATAAGAATCGATCAAAATTGTAAGAAATGCTTTCAGGTGATCTGGCCGGGAACTAACCGATGGGATTTCTCCGACTCGATCGCTTATCTTTCTTCGATTCTCCAAGACTTTCAGATCAAGATAAAGAGGTCGCCAACAAAACGCTTGAAAAATCAACGAGCTACTGGCTTCGTATGGTGAATTCTTAGAGAGTGAATTTGGGTAAAGCAGCCACAGAGGGAAAGTAGCCAGAGAGGGAAACGAATCGAATCAACAAAGAAACTGTAGCGCCGTCGTCTTGGAAATACGACGTTTTTCGTACCCCCTGATCTACCTGACCTTTCATTGCAGTTATCTTGATCCAAAGTGTCGGGCTCCACAGGGCCCCACCTGAATCTAGGTAAATGTGCGGGTAAATTTACCGAAGAACTTTTACATGCATCCATCCGATGGCCGATCAAGGACCCGACCCGGCTCAGGTCAAGCCGGTCCGGGACGTGTGCACCGGTTCAATTGTATCAGTTCAGACCGAATTGCTTGGGTTTTTACGAATTCGAGGCTCAAAGTGGCTGTTGTGATCTCGGATTTAAGATTGATTTGATTGATTCGGATCTACTTGATGAAATGATCGAATACTAATATATAGATTGTGTTGTCGATGTGTTAAAGGGTCAAAATTAGGCTAAATGAGTCAAAATTGTGTCACAGTTGGCTGATTTTAACTACCGCGAAGGTAGGTAATTTTGTGGTTTCAATGAAATATAGGGTGATTTTGATGCTAGTAGTATGCCCTAGATCGGACGGTGAGGAAAGCAAGATTTAAGCGCTGATTGACTATAAAACCCTAGCCCACCTCATCTACCCCTTTCTTGCCCTCTCTCTACCCCGCGGCGGACGTCTCCCTCTCTCGCCCTCAAAATGGTGATGATCTATACTGCCTTTGCTCGTTGATCCTTTGATCTGTCGAATCGGATCTGGGTCTCTTGGCCTGTTCTACTTCTTGTTCTTTGTTCTCGAGCTGATTTGGGGGCCTTTTCTGATGGTTTCTGCAGCCGTTCAAGCGATATGTGGAGATCGGCAGGGTTGCCCTCGTGAACTATGGGAAGGAATATGGCCGGCTTGTCGTCATTGTCGACGTTATCGATCAGAACAGAGTGCGTCTCTTAACGTTCTTCGCTCTCTTTTCCTCTTGATCTCGAGAAAGAATCGAGTTTGGACGTGATTTTTATTGCGCGGTTTAACTTATGGGCTACTAAAGTTGTAATTATCTTCTCATGCGTCAGAAATCCGTTGTTTACAGTATACCTTTTCATTCTCAAGTAGTTGTTGCTTCATTTTGTTGCCTTATTCCACGAAGTTACATATGACATTAGTCATCAAAAGATGTGATGTTATCTACTATGTAGGATGCATTAGCCTTCTGTAGTTGTTTATACAGCTATTCCTGTTATCAAAAGGCCCTCTTTTGATGTGTGCTTTTGTGTTTCCAGTTAGTTGCTCAGGGGAGATTATAGTTGgggttttctttttttaaataacTTGAAATCAATTAAAAGTTTAGCAGTTAAATTTTGCCACCATAATGCTTTAGAGAATTGGTTTTTCTATGCCCACTATAAAGAAGTGTCATGTGGATTGTTTGGTCGGCTGTTCAACAAACAGTCACAATCAATGACTAGGTTTGTGAAGAATGGCATAGTGTATATCCTTCATCATGGAAATCTATTTTTTGTATCTTGAGAAACATAATAATTAAACATCTAAGTCCTTTTTTCTCTTTGGTGCTCACTGGTCGATGCTACTTCAACTAAGACCACAGTGTAAAACCTTAGATGACTGCTGTATATATTTGGCGATCCAGTTATAA
It encodes the following:
- the LOC135586485 gene encoding CRIB domain-containing protein RIC5-like isoform X1, coding for MGTKMKKGILKPLKYFSQIFDKEEADMQIGFPTDVKHVAHIGWDGPSVSSPSWMKEYHSAPLGSSCGEDGRESSPTESWGSQEFASGGMEDSSVRQAAGRSKPSSSAVEPSPDSPDLLPASTKPKHSRRHQSDGSMSGDSAEAPRRSRKPRKKEAAGPSDSPGQDMPAIPKQSHRKKNKGSSSTGGSVKSSKSKAPTSAPPAGEESNTKPSSEAAEEDYRVQ
- the LOC135586485 gene encoding CRIB domain-containing protein RIC5-like isoform X2 encodes the protein MGTKMKKGILKPLKYFSQIFDKEEADMQIGFPTDVKHVAHIGWDGPSMKEYHSAPLGSSCGEDGRESSPTESWGSQEFASGGMEDSSVRQAAGRSKPSSSAVEPSPDSPDLLPASTKPKHSRRHQSDGSMSGDSAEAPRRSRKPRKKEAAGPSDSPGQDMPAIPKQSHRKKNKGSSSTGGSVKSSKSKAPTSAPPAGEESNTKPSSEAAEEDYRVQ
- the LOC135652785 gene encoding glycolipid transfer protein 1-like, which gives rise to MEGTVFTASLEGIKHVKSENGVILTKPFLEVCKHILPVLDKFGTAMSLVKSDIGGNITRLETKYNSDPSKFEHLYSMVQIEIEAKTTKGSSSCTNGLLWLTRAMDFLVEIFSNMLEHPGWSMSQVCTDSYSTTLKKWHGWLASSSFTVAMKLAPDRKKFMDVIGGSGDVSADMEKFCTTFAPLLTENHKFLASVGLDDMKAS